TTTAAAATTGAGCTTACCGAAGCAGCAAAAGAGTTTATTGCCGAAAAAGGTTACGATTCGCAATTTGGTGCACGTCCGTTAAAACGTGCCATCCAGAAATACCTGGAAGACCCAATTGCCGAAGAAATCCTGAAAGGCGAACTGGTTGACGGCGACGTGATGGTAGTTGACTTTGATAAAGAAACCAACGAGATCAAAATCACCGACCGTAAAGGCGAAAACAAAAAGCCTGAGCAGGAAGAGCAGAAATAATCAAGTATTTGATTGAATATATAAACGCCCCGTTTCAAAAATTGAAACGGGGCGTTTTTGTCTGAACCGGGATTTGGGGGGATTTTTGGGATGGGCAGGATTTTGATTTTGTCTGAACTGGAATTTGGGGGAATTAAAGAATTAACAGAATGCTAATCAAATTCGATAAATTCCTGAATTCGTTTAATTCCGGTTCAGACAATATTCTTAATTCTCACATTCTGTTAATTCTGATTCAGGCTACTTCTTCACAGGCTCATAATCGACAGGCAACAAATCAGCTACCCGGCTTCCTCCCCAATCACCCTCATATATTACCGAATGTGGGTTTGCTACAATGCCATTGCTATCAAAAAACGCATGAGGTTCATCAAATGCAATAATAGAAGTGGCATTATCAGGCAGATCTATAGGTTTGTAAACGTTATTTGACGGATCCTGGCCCTTTTTGGTATACATCACATACAGGCAGTCTGTGCAACCTATGGCATATAATCCTTCTTTGTCAGTAAACATGAAAAACTCCGGCCGCTGCAACGGAGTACTTATCAAACTTTGCAGGTATTTATTGTTAGGCCCGCCGCGGTAATCGGGGTTAGGTTTGCGGATAAGCCGCCGTATTACAAAGTTTTCACTATCCAGCGTGCCTTTAATGGCCGACCGGTAAAAATGCATTGGCGAGCCGAGGTAGGCGTATTGCCGCCGTTTGCCCCATTTGCGTTTTTGCCTGGCCGAGCCTTTCATATCTTCGAAGGTTGACATGCCCTCGTAATAAAGCATTTGCATCGGGCCATTGAAATTGAAGTTGGTGAGCTTATATTTAATGCGGTACCCCAGGGCCTTATTCTCAATCTCCATAAAATCGTGCGAGGTAGCTTTTAAAACGTGGGTACTTTCGTCATAATCAAAATCAAGCACATCCGAGTTTAGTATTTTGCATTCTTCGGCATTTGCCGAAGTGCCTAAAAACTGCCGTCTGAAAATGGCGTAGTATCTTTCCCTGTTAGGATCGGGCCTGATTTTTACCTCGTTTAGCTGGAAAGTTTTTGGTATGATGGTAATAGTACCCAGATCAACATTGGTATTATTTACCTGTACGCTGTAAGTATAGGTTTCGTAGCCTATTATAGAGATGATAAAATCGTACTTACCGGGTTTTACATTGCTGAGGGTAAAGGTGCCATCGTCGGCAGTTTTATTACCTACCTGGGCATTGTTTAAAAATACGCTGGCGTTAGGTACCGGCTTAGTATCGGTCATGTTAATAACCTTTCCGGTTATTTTAAGCTGTGCTAAGCATATGCCGGGTAAAAATAGCAATAACAAAAAGAAGTATTTAAGCATGATGATAAATTTAAACTAAATAATTAGTTAATCAAAATGCACGTAATTATCCCCGGGAAATAAAATAATTGAAATTTCGTTTAAACCTTCGAACAAAAGTTTGTTCATACAGTTATAATAACTAACGCAATATTTATGAAAAAAATCCTGACTTTAATTTGCTGCACTATAGTACTTGCTGCAACATCATGTAAAAAGGAGTATGTTACCACCGCTCCAAGCGCTACCACCATTTTTGATACCACACCGGCTTTTGTACGTGATGCCGACGATCCAAACAGGTATACCACAACTTTATCGGTGCCCGAAATTACAGACTATTACAATAATCATGGCGCTGTTTTGGTTTACCTGGAAGATAATGGCACTTTTGAGCAATTGCCGGATGTATATGGAGGAGTAAGCTACAGGTTTGTATATGAAACAGGGAAGCTGTACATCGATGCTCAGAGCTCAGATGGTTCGTTACCGGCAAAACCAAATCCATTGAAGATTAAGATAGTATTGGTGCCGTAATCCGATCTAATTTAGACAAAAAAGGAGCTTTACGATATATTAAGCTCCTTTTTTGTTTATTGGATATTTTTGAGATTACTTACCCATCTGGTCAATAACCGCCTGGGTTACGCCAGTGAACGAGAAGCCTCCATCATGAAACAGGTTTTGCATAGTAACCATTTTAGTCAGATCGCTGAACAAGCTTACGCAG
The sequence above is a segment of the Mucilaginibacter celer genome. Coding sequences within it:
- a CDS encoding carboxypeptidase-like regulatory domain-containing protein, which produces MLKYFFLLLLFLPGICLAQLKITGKVINMTDTKPVPNASVFLNNAQVGNKTADDGTFTLSNVKPGKYDFIISIIGYETYTYSVQVNNTNVDLGTITIIPKTFQLNEVKIRPDPNRERYYAIFRRQFLGTSANAEECKILNSDVLDFDYDESTHVLKATSHDFMEIENKALGYRIKYKLTNFNFNGPMQMLYYEGMSTFEDMKGSARQKRKWGKRRQYAYLGSPMHFYRSAIKGTLDSENFVIRRLIRKPNPDYRGGPNNKYLQSLISTPLQRPEFFMFTDKEGLYAIGCTDCLYVMYTKKGQDPSNNVYKPIDLPDNATSIIAFDEPHAFFDSNGIVANPHSVIYEGDWGGSRVADLLPVDYEPVKK